The genome window AATTATTAAACAGGAATCTTCTTTTTGTCACGATCTTACTTAGAGCGATTGATACACCAATTGCCCCTTCAATACAACAAAAATGCTATTGACTCAACATGTTGTCCTGCATTACATTTTGTAAACCTGAAGCGGATGGCATCGTAAAAACTCCAAAAACATGTCATTGCGAGCGAAGCGAAGCAATCTAGGAGGCTGTCCGAGAATAGCAATTTTTTCCAAAATCAAGGCTTGCGAAAAAAATTACCGCAGGTATATAGTTGATATTCCGAGGATAATTTTTTGAGCATAACGCAGAGTTTGGGGAAAAGGGCATTCTCGGACAGCCTCCTAGTATAAGACAAGTGCTTATATTTATTAGATTGCTTCGTAGTTGCACTCCTCGCAATGACTTGGGGAATGACTTTTTACGAATTCATCAATATTGGCGCTTCCATATAATTTGTGATAGTAAATTAAATTCAGGATTCTTCAATTTACGCTGAACCAATAGATAATCAATTGCGGAGCTAAGTTCATATATGGCTTTTTATAATGTTTCACCGGGAAAATTAATTGCAACCGATGACCCTTCAGCAGTAATTCAGACATGCCTGGGTTCATGTGTGGGTGTTGCCATGTATGATCGTAAGGCTGTGATAGGCGGGCTGGTTCACATTATACTGCCGAATGGAAGTGAAGATAAGGAAAAAACCAGCCCGGCCCGTTATGCCAGGTCCGGCATTCCGCTCTTATTGGATAAAATGATAAAGTTAGGAGCTTCAAAAGCCGATATTGTTGCGGAAATTGCCGGTGGTGGTTTTATGTTAGGCAACAAAAAGCCGGATATGAACTTTAACATAGGCGGAAGAAATTCTGATATGGCCCGGCAGATTTTGGGCATTTTGGGAATACCGATAAAAAGAGAGCATATTGGCGGAAATTTCAGAAGAACGGTCCGACTGGAATTGGCCGGCGGCATGATCCATGTCAAAACAGGGGAAGAAAACAAAGAGCATGCCCTGAGCTTAAAACCAGACAAAAAGATCGAACTTGAAGATTTGAAGAACAGGATACATATGCTTAAACCAATGCCTGAAACAGCCCGCAGGATAATATCAAGGATAGAATATTCCGGATCCAGACTGTCTGATCTGGAAAAATATATCTCGCAAGATCAAGCAATTACGGCCAATATACTAAAAATGTGCAATTCGGCCCAATATGGTTTTCCCGGTCTGATTTCGAGTTTCAAACAAGCTGCAGCATTTTTGGATACAAAGACACTGAAAAAGATCATCATGGATGCATCGCTGTGCAATCTTTACACGGACGAAATCGGCGTATATTCCGTGGAAAAAGGGGAGGTGTTTAATCATTCTCTATGCTGCGCTATGGTTGCTAAACTGATTTGTCGGCAGAAAAAAATTAAAGATCCTGATACTGTTTTCACGGCAGGGCTGCTTCACGACATCGGCAAGGTAATTTTAGATCAGTATGATTTTGAAAAATTCAACCTGATTATGGACAGAGTTCTTAACGGAGCAATGGGGTTTCTTGATGCTGAAAATGAAATTTTGGGGTATAACCATGCTCAGGCAGGAGGAATTGTGGCCAGGGAGTTGAATCTGCCGGAAGTCCTGATTGAGGCCATCTCGTTTCACCACCAGCCCTGGGAGACTAGAGAGAATCCCGAGGTTGTTTCCATAGTACACATTGCCGATAATATATGTTCCATGATCGGTTATGGATGCGGAGCCGATGACCTGGCCGGCGATATTGATCAGTTTGCGACTTCAAGCATTAACTTAAGCAGCGATGATGTTGACAGAATCATCGAAAATCTGCCCGAAATTGTGGAAAAAATGCAAGGTTATCTTTCATGAACAGCTAATTTAATTGGATGATTGGTCGAGTAGCCGAGTGGGAAAATGGGTGTGAGACTTGAGTCTTGAATTAATATTTAAGGGATTGCTGGCAAGGCGCGACATTGATTTTTCCCGTTACAGGGAAGGCACCATTAAACGGCGTCTGGCCAGGAGGATGGCTGCGACCGGTTGTGATAATTACAATGACTATTTTG of Anaerolineae bacterium contains these proteins:
- a CDS encoding HDOD domain-containing protein, yielding MAFYNVSPGKLIATDDPSAVIQTCLGSCVGVAMYDRKAVIGGLVHIILPNGSEDKEKTSPARYARSGIPLLLDKMIKLGASKADIVAEIAGGGFMLGNKKPDMNFNIGGRNSDMARQILGILGIPIKREHIGGNFRRTVRLELAGGMIHVKTGEENKEHALSLKPDKKIELEDLKNRIHMLKPMPETARRIISRIEYSGSRLSDLEKYISQDQAITANILKMCNSAQYGFPGLISSFKQAAAFLDTKTLKKIIMDASLCNLYTDEIGVYSVEKGEVFNHSLCCAMVAKLICRQKKIKDPDTVFTAGLLHDIGKVILDQYDFEKFNLIMDRVLNGAMGFLDAENEILGYNHAQAGGIVARELNLPEVLIEAISFHHQPWETRENPEVVSIVHIADNICSMIGYGCGADDLAGDIDQFATSSINLSSDDVDRIIENLPEIVEKMQGYLS